TGGCCGATGCCGCCCCGAGACGGCACGTCGCCACAGCGATCGCCTTCATCACGGCTGGCAGCACGCTCGGTGTCTCGGTCGGCCCGTTCATCGGTGGATGGCTGATTCCCCAGATTGGCATTGCTCGCTTGTATCAGGCCGACGGCATCGTCTGCTGGACCGTGGCGCTGCTCCTGGCGATCGGCTTGCACGAGCATGCCCAAGGGCCGAGATCGACCGCATCGACGGGTGCTCTGCTCCGAGCATTGCCGGGGAACCTTCGCGCGTCGCCGATCGTGCTGCCGCTGTTCGGACTGTACTTTGTCGCGCTCCTTGGCATGAACATGCCCGGACCGTTCGTGCCCCTCCTCGTGTCCGAGACGTATCGCGGCCCGGACCTCCCCCTGGCGATCGGCGCCGTCTTGTTGACGGCGGGGCTGGTTTCGGCAGGATCTGGACCGATTCTCAGCCGGCTGGGACGGGCGGAACGGTCGTGGCGCGTCCTCGCCGCCGCGCTCGTCGGTGGGTCCGTCGCCGCCCTGGCCCAGGCCCGGTCGCCCGACTACGTCGCCCTGCTGGTCGCGCGCGGCGCGATGGGGGCCGTGCAGGGTGGCCTGAGCCCGCTCATCGTCTCGGTGATCGCGTTGGCGACGCCGAGCGAT
The sequence above is a segment of the Chloroflexota bacterium genome. Coding sequences within it:
- a CDS encoding MFS transporter — translated: MGSALLFALASFVETLGFGHLGAFTPLYLAQFGVPESQVPQWTGLLTAVSFVLGLPLAPFWGVWADRYSRKLIILRSTVGEGIIFFLFGIAAAPWQLVPARVLVGFILGNTGVMYAVLADAAPRRHVATAIAFITAGSTLGVSVGPFIGGWLIPQIGIARLYQADGIVCWTVALLLAIGLHEHAQGPRSTASTGALLRALPGNLRASPIVLPLFGLYFVALLGMNMPGPFVPLLVSETYRGPDLPLAIGAVLLTAGLVSAGSGPILSRLGRAERSWRVLAAALVGGSVAALAQARSPDYVALLVARGAMGAVQGGLSPLIVSVIALATPSDRRASVLNLTLFPSNLSFLFGGVVGSVIAAISVRAVFVASAAVLLLGAALTAIVSRTAAAVSRAGE